DNA from Lagenorhynchus albirostris chromosome 3, mLagAlb1.1, whole genome shotgun sequence:
CCCCTGTTCCTCACAGACGTGCAGGTCCAGACCTCACAGGAACACCAGTGAGCCCAAGTCCCACGTGTGCATCCTTACACAGACATATATTTACGCACAGCTGATGTGCATACAGCTCTGACCGGCCATACATGTGTACACACAGTGACGCATGTACACACCTTCATTCCCCTGCAAACCAGCCAATGGACCTGCTTGTGCCACTTGCATCCACCCACCCCTGCAGGGCACACTTGCATTTTTAGGCCTTACACATGAAGCACACACCAGCACCTCCCTTCCGGTACACACACATGTGAACACATGCACACCTTTTCAGTGCATGCAAGTGTACCCCAGAGTCAGTCCTCACGCAGCAACACACAACAAAGCACACCCCTGTGTGTGCACATCCAGACCTCACAGCAGCACATACCTGCTCACAAGGCCCCTCTCCCCTGCACTCCTGCTGCTACAGTGGGGACCACCCAGGGCACTGGAGCTGCTCTGCCCACGGGGAAAACTCTGCCTCTAAACTGTACCCCTACCATGGATCCAGACTTAGCTGGCGGCATCCGGGAACGCTTCCCTGACACTCCACAATCTATCGGGCTACCCCAAAGGGCTCTCCACCCCCTACATCCTCCCACCCTTCTCTCTACACCAGTCATCAGAGGCAGGAAACGAGCTCTGGGGCTGGACAACTTTGCCAAGAGACCAGAGCTGGTGCACCCTCACATCACTAGCCCCTGCAACAGCAGTGTCCCCCCACTGCTCGCCTGATTGTCCCTcccctcatcccctcccctcctcccaacacCTAGGAAGCCTCACCAGTGGCTCCGTTATTAACCCCTGCTGTATCGTTGCCCTCACCCCTGGCAGGAGCTGgcaggggggaggtggggaggggatgtgCTTACAGGGAGAAGTTGGCCACTCTGCACAGCTGCTGTAGGTGCCTAAAGGCAGGAGGAACTACCTGGGAGGTGGTGAGCTCTCTGTCACCAGAAGTAACCAAGTTGAGGGAGATGGCCACCTCAAGAGAAACTCAACAGGGGATTCAGCCTTAGACTCAGCTGACTGGGAAGATCCCTTTTTAATCCTGTTTCTAAGAATCTGTGTGTGCCCAGGtcatgtgcatttgtgtgtgtatgtgtgtgtgtgtgtacacgcacaGACACTGCCATGCACTGTCAACCCTTCACCTCTACGCACACACTCGCCGGGCTGGCCTTGGCTCATCTTGGCAAACATGCCCGCACCTGGCTCTAGGCACTCTGCATGTACAAGTGCCCCCAAACACATGCAGCCTTCCTCCCTGTGTGTGCACTGGAAGCACTGCAGGTGCACACCCCCACCCGTGACACTGACTCCCTGAGCCCTCCAGGACTCTCTGAGGTGCAACTCACTTTCCCAGTTCCTCGAAGAGCTGGTACTCTTCCGTGAAGCGGGTGCAGGTGATGGTGGCCATCCTGGCGCTGGGTGGGCAGGCGAGGCTTGGGGCTGGAGGACCAGGACTGGGATGCCACTGCTCTGTTCCCGGAACTAGGGGCCACTCGCCTGCCCGTGCTGCCAAGTGCAAACTGAGAACCGGCTTGACTGACGAGCCCGGGGCTTCTGAGCAGAGCACTGTGGCTGCTCACAGCCTCGCGAGTCTTCGTCAGCATTCAGGTCCCCATGGCAACCACCTCCGAAACGCCCTGTTCCCGTTGCCCCGGTAACTGCCTCCCCAACACCTGCCTGCCTTCCACTTCAAAACCTGCTCCCTGGCGCCCTGGCCCTACTGCACACAGTACTGCAGGCCTGTGTGGACCCGGGGGTGGGCGGACCCAGCACCCCCGAGGTGATGGACCAAGGGAGGggttggaggaggggaaggagaacaAACTTAGTCCACAAGTAATCTTCAATCTTCCCACCTCCCCCACTTCCAACTGTGGGGCCCTTGTAACAGACAAGATGGGATTAAATGGGGCAAAAAGGCAGTTGCCATGGTAACGGCTGGTGGGTGCCACATTCTGGGATGGTCCCCCGGAAAGACAGGATGCAGTTACCCTGGCAACTTCATCTCCTCTGGAGAGACAGGTATTGCCCCGTTGCCCTGGCAACAGCCAGGTTCTAAGGTTTACAGGGAAACGATGGCTAATTCATTgggatctctctctctcagtgGATCACCGTAACCTCTGTAACTATCTCTCTGCTcccctctaatttttttttttttgcctcttcctctgtctttcttattttgctctctctctctctttctctctctgttctttgcCACCTTGTCCATCACACTGGGACCCTAGCTAGGGGGAAGTGCACAGAAGCTATCAGGATTCTGGAGGGAATATCCCTGGCTGCCTGCTCACCCCAACCCCTCTCAGCCATGACAATTGGTCCCCTCCTGAGGTCTCTTCCATAACCACTCCGTTACCCCAGGCCGCCAGAGGGGCCATGGAGATCTGATCTCCTGGGGCTCATGTCCCAGTTTCTGCTTGTGCTTCAAGTCAAGGTGAAAGAGGTGGAGgcggcagtggggaggggagcatGGCCTGGCTTGGAGGGGAGTGGCCGTGGACCTGCCCTAAAATCCTCATTCCCAAATTTTGTGGGCACTTTCCTGGCCAACTTCAACTCTTCAGGGCAATAACCGTATCTATGGCCCCAAGATCTCACCCCAAGGCCCGGGGGGGTAAGAAGGAAAAGGACTGGCGTTTAAAGATCTGAATTCAATTCCAGTCCTAACATATATTAACTGTGTGACGCTGAGAAAGTCAcagcccctctctgagcctctagcTCCTtttctacaaaacagaacaaagttgCCACTGCAGAGGAAGGCTGTGAAGATAGAACAGGCTGAGGGCTGTAGAGGCCTTTGGGGAGTATGTAACTGTGAGGCCTCTTTTTAGTTTctagaagaggagaaggaaggtctAAAGTGAGACCGTGACCACCCCCATCGCTCTAGCTTGAACTCAGAATCTCAGACCCTCACACCCACCTCCTCCATTCAAGCTCACTTCACAGCCCACCAGGCTGAGGTCTCATGCCAGCACTTGCCCACAATGAGCACAGGATAAAAGGATCCAGGATCCAAACCCTCTGGGTTTCTAACCCACCCATTCTGAACCTCCAAATTGCCTTACCGGTCACCTCACTTGCTGGACACATTGTCTGCTTGTTGGTCATCCCCAACCCCAGCAGATCCCTGACTCACTACCCTAGGTCCAGGAGCCCCTGGAGAAATCTGGGTACACCCCCCCACAGTTCTGCCCCTCTTCCTGAGAGCTGGGAGTGGGAGAGAAAGATGGAGTTGACTCTGATGCAGCCATTTCTTCCCAGGAGAGAAataggagggaggcagaggggaaggaggggaggagagccagGGAGGAGGGAGTAATGGCTTAGCCACTAATTGCACCATTACCACCTTCACAAAAGGGAAAAAccactcagttttgtttctgcGCACAATATGCTTCCTGCTTCTGCCACCAACGTTGCAATtcagaggcagagaagagaagCCTTTGCTCGGGGGGCCGCACAGCCGGTGGGCAGCGGGCAGGGCACAGAATACCGCTAGAGGCCAGAGGCGAATGCGCACAACTGGAGGAAGGGCTGCACCACCACCTCCATGTCCCAGACCCTCTAGCCTGTCGCCAGGAGGGGATGGCTACCACACACGAAAGCACTGGAACAGTCCTCAGTCACCACTTGCATCATTgcccagaggagagaagaggcagcGTTCTGCAGTGGTTAGAGTGACTCCATGACCTATAGGCTGTGTGATTTGGGATGGGTATCCTAGCTtccctgtgtctcaatttcttaaTCAGCAAAATAGAGTAAAACATTCCGTAGCTCCAGGGCTGttctcaggattaaatgagatgagcaCCGTGTCTGACACACTGTAAATGCTCAATAGATGGGAAATTATTCTTATTAAGGGACTGAAAAGTCCCTCCGTCTTCACACTGCTCTCTCTGAATCATGCAAGTACACATCACTATCTTCAAGTCCCAGCACTTTGGGTACCATTCTCTGAGTCCCCACTGGAGTTGAGCTCATGGTTTGAACATCACCTTGCCCTGGCCTGGTTTGCAGAATTCCCATAGAACAAAGGACTGGGGCTAGAAGGCAGGGGTCACAAGGCCTCAGCTTGTCAGGTGTCAACCTAATGGTGCTTTAGAAATTAACAAATGAGACAAAAGGCAACTGTGCCCTGAGGCTGTATTAATGGGAATCTAATGTTCTGAATAAAGGAGGTGATAGTTCTGCTTGGTTTGGAGCTGGCCtcatcctctcccctctcctcacccctcctttccttcccttgagCTCTTCCTTCTCAGGTGTCCCTATCcttcctattccttttcatccCCTTTCTTGTTTctatctccctcctctccttctctcagtCTCAGtcatccttctctcccttccgGTGCTGGCCTGGATCCTGTGCACACGGTCCTGGGGGGATGGGCAGGACCCAGGCTGTAGGATCCTGATGGTGTCGAGATGCCCggagaggatggagagggaggaagagaagggagaagaggaaaaggtCTCTTTGGCAaccctcttacacacacacacacacacacacacacacacacacacacacccctccgaACCTTCGAGAGCCTAGCACAGGGGTGTGGGCACTGCCTCAGACAGGCACCCCCAACCTGACTGTAACTGTTGCCCTGCCAAGGAGGCACAACCGCTAATTCACTGCCTCCCCTGAGCCCGAGAAGCTGGCAGCTGTGCCCGGTGGCAGCGGGCAGcaaggagccagccctgcctcGGTGGCGCTGAGAGCACGAGCTGCTGATTGCAGCAGGGGGACTGTTTCTGCCAGACTCCCCACTTCCCGGGGATGTGGCAGCAGGAGAGCCAGCACGTGTGCCCCCAGCTGCAATTTGCGTGCCGTACTCAAGAGCAGGCCTGCCTGCCACTTGCTGGTGGCCAGGGGCGGGAGCCCTGGAGGGCACTGAGCTTGGCTCTGACACGCTAGGACAGGGAACCGGAACACAGGCTGTACCCCATGGAGCTGGAGAGGGACAAACGGGGACCAGGGCCAAGTTCCTGAGCCACAGCAGGGGGTGACACCCGACTCAAATCCCACCTTGCACAGCCTCCACGTGTGCTCACACACACGCCCGAGTGCCTCAGGGTCCGGCAGGGTCTGGGTAGGCACCACAGAACACGTGCCATCTGCACGGTCCCCATGAGGCCTGTCCCATTAAGGGCAGTGAGCATGGGGGCAGAATCGGTGGAAAGTGGGCCAAGAGAGAAATGATTCTGCAGAGGGTCTAGGTGGAGAGTGATTTGGTTCATTACTTGCAGTAAGTCATGCCAGCCTCGCACTCAGAAGGGAGAGGAGCCAGGGGTCAGGGAGCAGCTCAGCCCCCTGAGGTGTCCCACATACGTGGCACTCCTTGCAGGGGAGAGGGACACAGGGAGCCAAGGGACAGAGAACCACAGCTACTGGGCCCATGTCTGCATGGCACAATCTTCAGCTCAAggacccaagttcaagtcctgcCATTGGCTGTCAGTGTGTACGGCAGGTCTTTTTCCCAGCGGGGCCTCCATTCCTTCCTGAGAAATGTAAAGACAAGATGTTCCTTCACTGACTCCAAGGACGTGAAAAATAGTTCTTTCCACTTCAGAGCCAagccctgtgctaagcactttacatattgCACTATTTATACCTCATAACAAATGTCCGTGAGAGAGGTACAATCATCTCCCGTTTTGCAGAGATGTGGCGGGACTTAACCAATATAAGGTTTGTTTGACTGCAGCACCCTACCCTGTGTTCCTTGGACTCCACTTGGCCCAGGCCCCTTACAGACAggggactgaggcccagagagaggaagctGCCCTCCTGCAGTCGCACAAGTCCGGGGCAGTCAGGATGACAAGCCAGAATGCCTGACTCCCCCAGCAGCGCTCCTTCCCTTGCCCTCCCTGCCCCGCTCTTTCCTGAACTCGGGGCTACTTGCCTAGGTCCCAAGGTACCCAAAGGCACCTACCAAGAAGAGGAAATAGTGCCAAGGCCCAGGGTGGGGCCCAGAGCCCTGCTCCTCCAGCCAGGTTAGGGCTCTCTCCTGGCTCCTAGGGGACTGGTCATCCCTGCCCAGGGCCCCACAGACAGGGCCCAACTCCGACAGGGCCGCCCCTGGCTCTAACCTATCTGGCTGGCAGATCAgccaagggggaaagagggggcCTGTCTGGCATCTCCAGGCTCCTCTCCCCTAAGGGGCCAGAGCTGCCTCTGTcctgcccttccttccatccttcctcacCATAGGCGGTGCAAGCATCTGCCTGGAGATGCCATTCAGGGGCCTGACACAGAGTCCAGACCCAGGTGCCCTGGCTGGGGGGAAAGCAGGAGCCAGAGGGGGTGGGAAGAAGGGGGTCAGGGGCCATGCTAATTGCTGGGCAGAGCAGATGCCACAGCAAGCAGGCTGAGTCTCTCGCCACAACGCCCTGAGCCCTGAGTTGCCCCTCATCCTGGGCAACGAATCCCAGGCCCCGGCCAGCTGCCGGTGCCCCAGTTAGGCAGGCTTGGGGACTGCTGGGCTGTGGATGGGGTTACAGACTGAAGCTTGAGTGGGGCTCCTGGGCTGTTAGCTGGGTTCTGGGTTAGGCAGGACTCAGGCAGATGAGCTCTAGGTTGGGTTTAAGATAAGATCAAGCCTCCTTCTCAGGGCATGGGGAGCAGGCACCAGCCCctagcccccagccccagctggacTCTCCATGTTGGGGGCCAGATCGGCCACAGGGGGTAGGCCTTGGTGCCTAGGGAAGAGCGGAAACTGGCCTTTTATGGTCCTGCACTTGTGGCCCCAAAAGGCAGAGacccaggaagagaagcagggctGGAGCTGGAGGCTGGGCCACCTTGGGCAGGGACAACTCAGCACACACGGGAGAGGCCTCCACTCAACTGGTGTAAGCCTGGAGCGGCAGGGGAGCCCTGAATCCAAGCCACTCCGGAAGGGCCAGCCCACGCAGCTGGGACAAGGACCCGGCAGAGCTGGAATATCTTGGGTCATGGGCAGACCATGGATAACCCATCCCTGGGGTATGCCAGACCTGGGACTTCAGAGTTTCCCTCCAGAGCAGGCAGAAGAACTGGGGGTGGCCGGAACCCAGAGGCCCCAGCtggtcctgcccctgccccatcaTGACCCAGGCATCAACATCCTGGAGACAGAGAAGGGTTCCAGCTGGGGGGAGGCCCTAAGAGGTAAAGAGAGCAGGGCCGGGAGGAAGGGCCCCAGGACATGGACGGTCACCTCCACCCCGCAGCCCCAGGccggcccctccctcctgggctCAGCAACCTCTGCAGGAGGGATGCAGCTCTGTAACCAATTCTCGAAGCCCCCTCACTGCACCGCACCCACCCCACCCGTCCCGCTCATCCACATGCTGACGAGTCCTAACAGGCCTCCTTTGCCAGAgacaaaaataactattttcaaaaTTCACAGCAGGGCTTTCGCCTACACACGCTGCACCGACTGGAAGCTGAAGGGAGATATGCAGAACGCAGTGTGCGGATAGAGGCCCGCTACACAGCCAGCGAGCCCCGAGACCCCCGTGCCTCTTCTCCCCACCGCCCAGCCTGTGTCCCCCAACACTCACACACCTAGGGGCGCCCAGAACACCTAGGGGGAGGGCTCTCAGCTTGTCCACTGTACACAGGGACAGTGAGGCCCGGAGCGGACCTGAGATTTGCTGAGGCCCCACAGTGGCTCTGTGACCAAGTCCCATACGTTCTGCCCCTGCCCAGGgcgcccacctcctctcccaTTCCCTGGACCAACAGTGAGCTCACGCCTGGCCCAGGACGCACGTGCACACACCCACATGAGCTCGCAACCGCACTGCAGCCCTCGCTTCCGTGTTACTGCGCTTTAATCAAGTTCACGGGTTCCTCCACAACCATTACCTCGGCCAGTCCTCTACAGGCCTGTGAGGTAGGCAGAGCCAGGGCTAGCACTCCCATTGCAGGTGGGGAAATCGAGGCCCAGGGGAAAAGGACTGGGCCGAAGGTCAGAGTAGAACCCAGATGTCCTGAGTGTGGGTGCACGGCTCTTTTCATAGCTTGATCCTGCAGGAGCTAATAGCCATGCCCagtcctccccttccttcccaggaAGACGAGCTCACCACCACTGCTCCCACCACGAGTCTGTTCCCAGGACTAGCCCCGGCCACGTGAAGATCCAGGAAGGTCACCCCCAGGTCCCTTCAGAGAGCAGCCGCATCACCACGCCTCGGCTGAGGTCCAGGCCTGGAGCTGCCTCCAGGTGGTCCCTCACCCAAGAAGTACCACAGAGGTCCAGGGTTCAAGAGCAAGGCCTTAAGTGCGCTAGGAGGTCACAAAGTTGATGGGAACTCCACCACAGCCCCAGGTACCAGGTCCACACCACAGAGCGACAAAGCTCTTAGAGCTCAttctccagatgaggaaactgaggcccagagagctcaTGCAGGTCACTCgaggtcacagagcaagtcaACGGAGAGGTGGGACTGGGACCCAGGGATCCCAGTCTAGTTGATTCTCTCCCGACTCCTAAACCGAGCTCCCCACCCTTCAAATGAGGGGCTCGACGCCCTCCATTTCCCTGCAGATGAGGACGTGACCTGGGGCCCCTCGCTGGTGAGGACCAGGGCCAGGCTTGCGCGGGGAAGgacctcacctcctcccatcaGATCCGGTGGGACATCAGTCTGGTGTTGAGTTTACGGAAAAAGGATCGCAGCTTGCAAATCTTGCATTTTTTCTTACGGTGCCCTCGGGAGAGGCTTCGAGCCctgctttcctcctcttcttcatcttcttcctcATCACTGGCCCAGGGCCCCCAAGCACCCCCATTAAAGTCAGGATGGGCTCGGGGATTCTCAGCTGGGTAGCGCACGGGGATGGCTGTGCGGTTATAGTCCGCCAAGCGGGCCAGCAGGGCTCGGACCACATCCGGCCGCTGGCCAGCGAGGTCCTCCCGTTCGTAGGGGTCAGCACTGATGTTGAAGAGCCACACAGCCTGGCGGGCGCTGGCCATCCGCTCCAGGTTCCACCAGCTGCCGGGGAAGGCAGCCAGCGTCTGGGGTGGGATCCAGTCGCCGTAGCCCGGGTCTCCCGTCAGCAGCTTCCACTCGCCCACACGGATGGCGGCCTGCACGGCAGTGTTCCAGATGCCGAAGCCACCCTCCAGGGAGCCATGCCGGGCGTGGTTGTAGAGCGGGTCAATGTTGTGCAGGATCTCCGTGCGTGGCGAGGCCCGGCCCTCGCTGATGGCTGGCCACGCATCATAGCCGTCCAGCCCGTCGGCTGCCGAGGCGGTGCCACCCGCCAGACCCACCAGGGTCGGGTACCAGTCAGTGATGTGCACGAGTGCCCGGCTTGTCCATCGCTTTCGCTTGAGCAGGGGGCTGTGGACGAAGCCCAGGCCCCGCACGCCCCCTTCCCAGTAAGTGCCCTTGCGTCCTCGCAGTGGCCAGTTGCTGCCCCCCGAGAAGGTCTGGCCACCATTGTCACTGGAGAAGATGATGACACTGTTGTCGTAGAAACCATAGCGCTTGAGGGCCCAGGTGATATTGCGCACGGCCTCATCCATGCAGGTCACCATGGCCGCATACTTCCGCCGGGCCACGTTGCCCATGGTGCGGTAGCGGTACAGGTACTCGCGAGGGGACTGCAGGGGTGTGTGGACCGCCTGGAAGGCCACATAGAGGAAGAGAGGCCGCCGGGGGCTGTGGCTGGCTAGGATGTGGCTGACGCGCTGGGCATAGAGCAGAGTGGAGTACTGGCCGCTGAGCCCCCAGGCCACACTCTCGCCCTCGTGCAGGTCAAAGCCGCACACCCCCGGGCCGTCGCAGTTGTCATAGGTGTAGTAGTCCACGTTGCCTGTGAGAGAGCCCAGAAAGGTGTCAAAGCCCCGGCGGGTGGGCAGGCACTCCTTCCGGTAGAAGCCCAGGTGCCACTTGCCCACCATGTGGGTAGAGTAACCCAGCTCCTGCAGCTTCTGGGGCAGTGTTACCTGGTCCAGGGGCAGGCAGTTGGGCTGCCGAGGGCGGATGATGGAATGCTGCAGTCCTGTGTGGATCTGGTATCtggtgggaagaggggaggacACAGAAGGCACCAGTGAGCCAGAAACCACTGCTCTGGCCACCCAACCCCCAACACTCACCCTGAGGTAGGCTCTGACCCAAGCGCTACCAGTAAGCAAAGTAACAGTAACCAGTAGGTGTTATCAAATGTGCCAAGCACTTcaaatgcattatctcattgaatcctcaaaaTCAGCTGAAGCAGGTCTCATtgtcatcttacagatgaggaggaAAAAGCTCAGAATGGTTAAGCCACCCgtgcagtatcacacagctaggaagttgGGGAGTTAAGAGTTGAACCCAGGCTAATCatagcaacaacaataataaaagctGACACCAAGCACTTGCTGTATGCTCAGCATTGTGCCAAGCCCTTTATAGGAATTATCTCACTAAATCCTCACCGTAACCTAGGGGGTGCCTATCGTTATTATTATTCCCGTCtcccaaataagaaaactgaggctcagtaaaTTAAGTCATTTGTCCAGTGATTCACACAATTAGTAACTGGAGTTGGGATTTGTATCCCCAGCAGTCTGACTCCAGGTTTCAGAGTCCCTACACTCTAAGCCACTAACTTGCTATGGGGCCTAGAGCAAGTCTTACACTCCCAAGAAAACTCCTATTCACTCTTAAACGCCCAGCCCAAATGCTACCCTCACTGTAAAGTTTCTCACTCAAAGAATGAGTCACTTTTGCTTCTGGGTTCCCACAGCATTTAGTACAAATCTTCATTGGTCCAACTTGGCCGTAGGATTCTACTCAGTCATCTGTACATGCTCTTGGGCCCGATGATATTTAATGAGACTGTCCCTTActcatccttgcattcctagcaTTCAGGTGATGTTTCAAGGACACTCAATTacgaaatgaatgaatgaagaatggcCCTCAAAGGATTTTAGAGCCAGAAGGGACCCAAGTCATTTTCTAGTTTATTCACCTcaacttaaaaagaaactaaggtccagaggaggggaaagaccttgcccaaggtcactcagtggtcaggagcagagccaggacttgaacatAAATCCAATCAGAGTCCAAGCACAGACCCTCTTCTGGCAAACTAGGCTGCCACTTCTCTTCCCCCACTGAGGCCTCAGTTTGTCATGTGTAGGAGTTAGTTGGTTGGAATGGGACACCTCTAAAAACCTTCTAGTTCCCAAATTTTATGAGACCAGTTCTCATGTGTCTGCCCACAAGTTTACGTGGCCCCTAGATCCAGGTCACTCACACAGGCTAacaccctgaggcaggagcaaaTGGTTAGCAGGACTCTGCATTCctcgtttattcattcatatcCCTTTCCTTCTGTGGTCAAGGCACCCATGTGATCTGCTTAGGGTGTCTTGCCTTTACTCAAGTCTTACAAGTCCCAAACTAAATAAGAAGCCTGGAACTTCACACGTGTATTAGAACCCCACACGTTTTCCTCACTCCCAGGCATCAAAGTCAAGCCCAGACCTAAATTCCTGACAACTTTAAGCCAGGCACTGGGAtgggtttttctgttttggtttccttattttaaagctgttttgctgggcttccctggtggcacagtggttaagaatccgcctgccaacgcaggggacatgggtttgagctctggtccaggaagattccacatgccgcggggcaacgaagcccgtgcgccacaactactgagcctgtgctctagagcccacgagccacagctactgaagcccccgcgccacaactaccgaagaccccgcgcctagaacctgtgctccgcaacaagagaagccaccacagtgagaagcccgcgcactgcaacgaagcgtagccctcgctcgccgcaaccagagaaagcccacgcgcagcagcgaagagccaacgcagccaaaaaataaaataataaaataaattaaaaaaaaaaaaaagttggatccTGTTGGCCCCGTTGCTTCACTGCTGGGGTGAGTTGAATTGTGCCCCTCTCCAAAAgtgaccgcaaaaaaaaaagctgttttggTTGTTAGCTATCATTAGCGACtactgccatttatttatttatttatggctgtgttgggtcttctttgctgcacatgggctttttctagttatggcgagcgggggctactctttgttgcggtgcgtgggcttctcgttgcagtggcttctcttgttgcggagcacaggccctaggtgggagggcgtcagtagttgtggcacacgggctcagtagttgtggctcatgggcttagttgtggaatcttcctggaccacggctcgaacccgtgtcccctgcatcggcaggcggattcttaaccactgcgccaccagggaagacccactaCTGCCATTTTTAACACTATATGCCGCACACACTATTTCACTTACCTTGCATAAGAAACCTACAGTGAAGACTGCTATTAGCTCCATTCTACAGGTGACAAAACTGAGACTCCCAAAAGTGCAGCAACGGGCCCAAGTTCAGACAGCTGGCAAGCAGTGGAGCTGGGCCTTGAGCTCAGATCTCTGAGATTCATGCTCAAAATCTCTCAGTGACGTGGCCTCTGCAGACCTCAGTCAAGCTAATGAACGATTAGATTTGATACAGGAAGTACCCTAGGCCCCTGAGTCACAGCGAGCCTCTCTTCATAGGGGCTGGGCGCCATGAACATTGGTTCATAAAGTGAGTGGGCCAGCTAAGTCACCACAGCCTGTCTACAAGTGAGTAATGCAGGAAACGGTCTCTCCAGCTTTACCAAACACAACTGGACGCACTAACAAACACTAATGAGAGTAGTCAGCATCAGTCAGATGGGGCCAGCTGCAGGGGGCGGAGGGCAGACGCTGCCCAGCCACGCTCAGCTAACTTTGCAGATCCGGGGGGGTGGGGAAGTGCTGGGGGGGCTGGAACACTGCCCTGCATGCTGTTCATTCCCCTGCTTAAACCAAAAGTCATCTCTCGGAGAGAAATGCAAACATGTGCACAGCTCTCAGGAATGCAgattcctcctccctcttctggaGGCTGGTCAACACTTGGTCTTTACCATCAGCCTCCAACCCTCAACACTTACACTGgtgtcccttcctctttcctgttCTCTTTCCCAGTTCCTAGAGCTCAATGCTGAGCAGCAGacggaagaaagaaaaggcatccctTTTGACTCCCAGCTCCAGGGCCCCTCTAAAGCACCTGGCCTCTCAGTCCTCTCTCCTACAGACCCCGAAGTTTGGCTCAGGCATCGAGTTTGGCCCTCCCTGATTCTGTGCCTCAGCGTCTCCCATCCAGGAAACAGGGAGACTATGGCTCTGGTGTCTGAGATCACACTAGAGGCTTTTGGGTAGAACTTGGGAGAAAGCATGCCCCATCCAAGGATTAGCTTCAGCCGTGCCAAAGGGTTTTCTCCTAAGTGGCCAGCGTTTTgccttctacacacacacacacacacacacacacacacacacacacacacacacacgcctcctGTTTCCCTGCTCTTTTAATCCTGTAATCCTACCACCTTGCCTGTGGACAACTCCTTATGGAGAAAGCAGCACGTCTCCTTGGGGCCCCCAGCCAA
Protein-coding regions in this window:
- the ARSI gene encoding arylsulfatase I isoform X2; amino-acid sequence: MVGKWHLGFYRKECLPTRRGFDTFLGSLTGNVDYYTYDNCDGPGVCGFDLHEGESVAWGLSGQYSTLLYAQRVSHILASHSPRRPLFLYVAFQAVHTPLQSPREYLYRYRTMGNVARRKYAAMVTCMDEAVRNITWALKRYGFYDNSVIIFSSDNGGQTFSGGSNWPLRGRKGTYWEGGVRGLGFVHSPLLKRKRWTSRALVHITDWYPTLVGLAGGTASAADGLDGYDAWPAISEGRASPRTEILHNIDPLYNHARHGSLEGGFGIWNTAVQAAIRVGEWKLLTGDPGYGDWIPPQTLAAFPGSWWNLERMASARQAVWLFNISADPYEREDLAGQRPDVVRALLARLADYNRTAIPVRYPAENPRAHPDFNGGAWGPWASDEEEDEEEEESRARSLSRGHRKKKCKICKLRSFFRKLNTRLMSHRI
- the ARSI gene encoding arylsulfatase I isoform X1; translated protein: MAMHALTGFSLVSLLSFGYLSWDWAKPSLVADAPAEAGDQPSAAPRQPPHIIFILTDDQGYHDVGYHGSDIETPTLDRLAAEGVKLENYYIQPICTPSRSQLLTGRYQIHTGLQHSIIRPRQPNCLPLDQVTLPQKLQELGYSTHMVGKWHLGFYRKECLPTRRGFDTFLGSLTGNVDYYTYDNCDGPGVCGFDLHEGESVAWGLSGQYSTLLYAQRVSHILASHSPRRPLFLYVAFQAVHTPLQSPREYLYRYRTMGNVARRKYAAMVTCMDEAVRNITWALKRYGFYDNSVIIFSSDNGGQTFSGGSNWPLRGRKGTYWEGGVRGLGFVHSPLLKRKRWTSRALVHITDWYPTLVGLAGGTASAADGLDGYDAWPAISEGRASPRTEILHNIDPLYNHARHGSLEGGFGIWNTAVQAAIRVGEWKLLTGDPGYGDWIPPQTLAAFPGSWWNLERMASARQAVWLFNISADPYEREDLAGQRPDVVRALLARLADYNRTAIPVRYPAENPRAHPDFNGGAWGPWASDEEEDEEEEESRARSLSRGHRKKKCKICKLRSFFRKLNTRLMSHRI